The Streptomyces pactum genome contains a region encoding:
- a CDS encoding sensor histidine kinase — protein sequence MTALARFLFGRRARLRWIHLILGGALAMPYVLVGSVVVGPVAGDADVFRSLSLQLASFALGLPLAAVTSLFPLTRPLESGVVRWLCGVAADGLAYGPARTKGEKGRTAAWFTLHLGTGGIIAGMSLAVPPFAVALIVLPFVPALRDDGRGLPGVLHHAWALALAPVAGAAMLVALAGCAAGCGALLARWAPALLGPSPGDRVAAAEARAADLAVRNRLARELHDSVGHALSAVTLQASAARRVLDTDPEFAREALAAIEDTTRRTVGELDAVLGVLRDGDAPGTAPAPTLAADLDGLLRRTRAGGLRVTSTVATDPEGLPPLVSREAYRIVQEGLSNALRHAGGQVTVALRVDMLDDHLRITVENPLRADGPHGRDGESGDTRRPGGGHGLRGIADRARLLGGAAEAGTVEGIWRLHVRLPLKGNA from the coding sequence GTGACCGCACTCGCCCGGTTCCTGTTCGGCCGGCGGGCGCGCCTGCGGTGGATCCACCTGATCCTCGGCGGCGCGCTCGCCATGCCGTACGTCCTCGTCGGCTCGGTCGTCGTCGGCCCGGTCGCCGGGGACGCGGACGTCTTCCGCTCCCTGTCCCTGCAACTGGCCTCGTTCGCCCTCGGGTTGCCGCTCGCCGCCGTCACCTCGCTGTTCCCGCTGACCCGTCCCCTGGAGTCCGGCGTCGTGCGGTGGCTGTGCGGTGTGGCGGCCGACGGGCTCGCCTACGGGCCCGCCCGGACCAAGGGCGAGAAGGGGCGGACGGCGGCCTGGTTCACCCTGCATCTGGGGACCGGCGGGATCATCGCGGGGATGTCGCTGGCGGTGCCGCCGTTCGCGGTCGCGCTGATCGTCCTGCCCTTCGTGCCGGCACTGCGCGACGACGGGAGAGGGCTGCCCGGTGTCCTCCACCACGCCTGGGCGCTCGCGCTCGCGCCGGTCGCCGGCGCCGCCATGCTGGTCGCGCTCGCCGGTTGCGCCGCCGGGTGCGGCGCGCTGCTGGCCCGCTGGGCGCCCGCGCTGCTGGGCCCGTCCCCCGGGGACCGGGTCGCGGCGGCCGAGGCCCGCGCGGCCGACCTCGCCGTCCGCAACCGGCTCGCCCGCGAGCTGCACGACTCCGTCGGCCACGCCCTGAGCGCGGTGACCCTCCAGGCCAGTGCCGCCCGCCGGGTCCTGGACACCGACCCGGAGTTCGCCCGCGAGGCGCTGGCCGCGATCGAGGACACCACCCGCCGCACGGTCGGTGAACTCGACGCCGTACTGGGCGTCCTGCGCGACGGCGACGCGCCCGGCACCGCGCCGGCGCCGACGCTCGCCGCCGACCTCGACGGCCTGCTGCGCCGCACCCGCGCGGGCGGACTGCGGGTGACGTCCACCGTCGCCACCGACCCGGAGGGGCTGCCGCCGCTGGTCTCCCGCGAGGCGTACCGCATCGTGCAGGAGGGGTTGAGCAACGCGCTCAGGCACGCGGGCGGACAGGTCACCGTGGCGCTGCGCGTCGACATGCTGGACGATCACCTGCGGATCACCGTCGAGAACCCCCTCCGCGCGGACGGCCCGCACGGCCGGGACGGTGAGAGCGGTGACACCCGGCGCCCGGGCGGCGGCCACGGCCTGCGCGGCATCGCCGACCG
- a CDS encoding GNAT family N-acetyltransferase yields MHIALREVHDSDLPVFFRQMNDPQALRMAAFTPEDPADWDAFETHWRKIRASVDVVRTILGDGDVIGSAAVYGEPGEREVTYWVDRAYWGRGVATAALRVLLAEVPDRPLYARAAADNTGSLRVLEKCGFEQSAHARGFAPARGEEIDEVVLHLAG; encoded by the coding sequence ATGCACATCGCTCTGCGCGAGGTACACGACAGCGACCTGCCCGTCTTCTTCCGGCAGATGAACGATCCCCAGGCCCTGCGCATGGCGGCCTTCACGCCCGAGGACCCGGCGGACTGGGACGCTTTCGAGACCCACTGGAGAAAGATCCGGGCCTCGGTCGACGTCGTACGGACGATCCTCGGCGACGGTGACGTCATCGGCAGCGCGGCGGTGTACGGGGAGCCGGGCGAGCGCGAGGTGACGTACTGGGTGGACCGGGCCTACTGGGGCCGGGGCGTGGCCACCGCGGCGCTGCGGGTCCTGCTGGCCGAGGTACCGGACCGCCCGCTGTACGCGCGGGCGGCGGCGGACAACACCGGGTCGCTGCGCGTCCTGGAGAAGTGCGGATTCGAGCAGAGCGCCCACGCCCGGGGGTTCGCCCCGGCGCGGGGCGAGGAGATCGACGAGGTCGTGCTCCACCTCGCGGGCTGA